Below is a window of Nocardioides sp. S-1144 DNA.
TGTGCAGCATCGGCATCCTGGCCACGCTCGCCACGGGCGCGGTGATCCTCTTCGCCCCCGAGTCCGAGCTCACCTACGAGGCGTTCGCCACCGCCATCGGCTTCCCGATCGCCGTCGTGCTCCCGATCATCGCCGTGTTGTCGGTGACGAGCGAGTGGAGCCAGCGCACCGGCCTGTCGACGTTCACCTTCGTGCCGAACCGCGGCCGGGTGATCACCGCCAAGGCGATCTGCGCCATCGGCGTCGGCGTGGTCTCGATGGTCGTCGCCGCCGCCATCGGGGCGCTCGGCAACGTCGTGGGGACGACGATCGCCGGCGTCGACACGGTCTGGAACGTGTCGCTGCTCGAGCTCGGGCTGATCATCCTGGCCAACGTCCTCGGGCTGCTGGTCGGCTTCATGCTCGGCGTCCTGCTGCGCAACTCCGCCGCCGCGATCGTGGCCTACTTCGTCTACTCCTTCGTGCTCAGCGTCATGACCGAGCTCCTCGCCGGACTCCAGGACTGGTTCGCCGACATCCGGCCCTGGGTCGACTTCAACTACGCTCAGGCCCCGCTGTTCGAGGGCAGCGTGTCGGTCGAGCAGTGGACCCAGCTGGGCGTCGCGAGCCTCTTCTGGCTGGTCATCCCCCTGGCGGTCGGCCTGCGCATCGTGATGCGCTCCGAGGTCAAGTAGCCCGACCCGACCCGACTCGACCAGGCCCGGAGCAGAGCCGCCCCGCCACGACGTGTCGTGGCGGGGCGGCTGTGTCGGGCGGGTGCGGTCAGCGGGCCGAGGAGCCCTCGACGTAGTCGGAGTCGTGCGACTTCACCCAGGCCATGAGCTTGCGCAGCTCGCGCCCGGTGGACTCGATCGGGTGGGCCTCGCCCTTCTTGCGGAACTCGGTGAACTCCGGCGAGCCGTTGTCCATGTCGGCGATGAACCGCTCGGCGAAGGCACCGTTCTTGATGTCCTCGAGGACGGCGACCATGTTGGCCTTCACGTCGGGGGTGATGACCCGCGGGCCGGAGACGTAGTCGCCGAACTCGGCGGTGTCGGAGACCGACCAGCGCTGCTTGGCGATGCCGCCCTCGTACATGAGGTCGACGATCAGCTTGAGCTCGTGCAGGCACTCGAAGTAGGCGACCTCCGGCTGGTAGCCGGCCTCGATGAGGACCTCGAAGCCGTACATGACCAGCTGCGACGCACCGCCGCAGAGGACGGCCTGCTCGCCGAACAGGTCGGTCTCGGTCTCCTCGGTGAAGGTGGTCCTGATGCCGCCGGCCCGCAGCCCGCCGATGGCCTTGGCGTAGGACAGCGCCAGCGGCCAGGTGCCGCCCGAGGCGTCCTTCTCGACGGCGACGAGCACGGGCACGCCGCGGCCGTCGACGTACTCGCGACGCACGAGGTGACCCGGGCCCTTGGGCGCGACCATGAAGACGTCGACGC
It encodes the following:
- a CDS encoding ABC-2 transporter permease is translated as MTATAVETPDTPARPTFTAIPLGRVVAVELRKMFDTRSGFWLLCSIGILATLATGAVILFAPESELTYEAFATAIGFPIAVVLPIIAVLSVTSEWSQRTGLSTFTFVPNRGRVITAKAICAIGVGVVSMVVAAAIGALGNVVGTTIAGVDTVWNVSLLELGLIILANVLGLLVGFMLGVLLRNSAAAIVAYFVYSFVLSVMTELLAGLQDWFADIRPWVDFNYAQAPLFEGSVSVEQWTQLGVASLFWLVIPLAVGLRIVMRSEVK
- the ilvC gene encoding ketol-acid reductoisomerase, coding for MAEMFYDDDADLSLIQGKNVAVIGYGSQGHAHALSLRDSGVDVRIGLQPGSKSRAKAEAEGLRVVTPAEAAEEADVVVILAPDQHQRKLYAEEIAPQLAEGDTLVFGHGFNIRFGYITPPEGVDVFMVAPKGPGHLVRREYVDGRGVPVLVAVEKDASGGTWPLALSYAKAIGGLRAGGIRTTFTEETETDLFGEQAVLCGGASQLVMYGFEVLIEAGYQPEVAYFECLHELKLIVDLMYEGGIAKQRWSVSDTAEFGDYVSGPRVITPDVKANMVAVLEDIKNGAFAERFIADMDNGSPEFTEFRKKGEAHPIESTGRELRKLMAWVKSHDSDYVEGSSAR